Proteins encoded by one window of Phytohabitans houttuyneae:
- a CDS encoding histone-like nucleoid-structuring protein Lsr2, which yields MARQVIETLIDDIDGKAAEETVRFGIDGVDYSIDLSGRNASKLRSLLSAYQDAGTRLGRSTLSGHGRRETVAGRRAGGRGENRAIREWAAKQGKELSERGRIPAAIVEEFWAANR from the coding sequence GTGGCGCGTCAGGTTATCGAGACTTTGATTGATGACATCGACGGTAAGGCTGCCGAAGAGACGGTCAGGTTCGGTATCGACGGGGTTGACTACTCCATCGATCTGTCGGGCCGTAACGCGAGCAAGCTCCGCTCGCTGCTGTCTGCCTATCAGGACGCCGGCACCCGTTTGGGCCGGTCGACGTTGTCTGGTCACGGGCGCCGTGAAACGGTTGCTGGCCGTCGGGCCGGTGGCCGCGGGGAGAACAGGGCCATCCGGGAGTGGGCTGCCAAGCAGGGCAAAGAACTGTCCGAGCGTGGCAGGATCCCCGCCGCCATCGTGGAGGAGTTTTGGGCGGCTAACCGCTAG
- a CDS encoding class I SAM-dependent methyltransferase encodes MPIVEISDLIVRHDTATGARLPVRRDDVVSVLHAAGDWRGARIAASLPHHNGVLDESAVGRLLVRTHTELQRLNEELRIAEQLAEVLGPLLAAVVRDGERPRVVDVGCGIGYAIRWLAVTGILGDVELCGVDVNAALVAEANRLAVAEGLSCQFVHGDAFALPSAATVYISTGLLHHLHDGDLGAFFRAQADSGAQAYCHFDIAATRLAPLGAWMFHRARMREPLGRHDGVASARRAHTDHELLTAARSAPDLMPLLYRPLRHSNPFCASVRPILGIRPSTSRHCEPRSANPRVT; translated from the coding sequence ATGCCGATCGTGGAGATCTCGGATCTGATCGTCCGTCATGACACCGCTACAGGTGCGAGGCTGCCGGTACGCCGTGACGACGTGGTCTCCGTCTTGCATGCGGCCGGTGATTGGCGCGGAGCCCGGATCGCGGCATCGCTACCGCACCATAACGGAGTGCTTGACGAGTCCGCGGTCGGACGCCTGCTCGTGCGTACGCACACCGAACTGCAGCGTCTGAATGAGGAGTTGCGGATCGCCGAGCAGTTGGCCGAGGTGTTGGGGCCGCTGCTGGCCGCGGTGGTCCGCGATGGTGAGCGGCCACGGGTCGTCGATGTCGGCTGCGGTATCGGATACGCCATCCGTTGGCTCGCGGTCACCGGCATTCTCGGCGACGTGGAACTGTGCGGCGTCGACGTCAACGCCGCGCTCGTAGCCGAGGCGAACCGGCTGGCCGTCGCCGAAGGGCTGTCATGTCAGTTCGTGCACGGTGACGCCTTCGCGCTGCCCAGCGCGGCCACCGTCTACATCTCCACCGGTCTGCTGCATCACCTGCACGACGGTGACCTCGGCGCGTTCTTCCGGGCACAGGCCGACTCCGGCGCCCAGGCATACTGCCATTTCGACATCGCCGCGACCCGGCTGGCGCCGCTGGGCGCCTGGATGTTCCACCGCGCGCGGATGCGCGAACCGCTAGGCCGCCACGACGGGGTCGCCTCCGCCCGCCGCGCCCATACCGATCATGAACTGCTGACCGCCGCCCGGTCCGCACCCGACCTCATGCCACTGCTGTATCGACCGCTGCGCCACAGCAACCCGTTCTGCGCATCGGTCCGGCCCATCCTCGGCATACGCCCCAGTACCTCCCGGCATTGCGAACCGCGCTCGGCAAATCCGCGCGTCACCTGA
- a CDS encoding oxidoreductase: MVSAAITVPATLASIALIDAALAGFRAATGRNGRIRKHGYYLAAIRRGLIAGTAVLTCLALVLTIVLATAPDPSTRYTDLTHAGITMLWIIGPYTAIALASLAGYAVLPRRPATFLILLGLGPLTLIRPLVTIAAGLAAASTAPNPPTAACAILAATSVLTVEPWLHQRWYTKPA, translated from the coding sequence ATGGTGAGCGCAGCCATCACGGTACCCGCGACACTCGCGTCAATCGCGCTGATCGACGCGGCGCTCGCCGGGTTCCGCGCGGCGACCGGACGCAACGGACGCATCCGCAAACACGGCTACTACCTCGCCGCGATACGACGCGGACTCATCGCCGGCACGGCGGTGCTGACCTGCCTTGCCCTCGTCCTCACCATCGTCCTGGCCACCGCACCAGATCCGTCGACCCGGTACACCGATCTCACCCACGCCGGCATCACCATGCTCTGGATCATCGGCCCCTACACCGCTATCGCCCTGGCATCCCTGGCCGGCTACGCCGTCCTACCCCGACGCCCAGCCACGTTCCTCATCCTGCTCGGCCTCGGCCCGTTGACGCTCATCCGCCCACTCGTAACCATCGCCGCCGGGCTCGCCGCAGCATCGACGGCACCCAACCCACCAACCGCCGCCTGCGCGATACTAGCCGCAACCAGCGTGCTCACCGTCGAACCCTGGCTACACCAACGCTGGTACACCAAACCCGCATGA
- a CDS encoding transposase family protein, giving the protein MLTYVATIPLSTRSLTRLAELIRARRVELGGRWRRLPAHEQALMTLAHLRNGDTLARLAVGFAVSVSTVWRYLREAIDLLAAIAPDLTQAAVRARRLAYAIIDGTLIPIDRVADQRPYYSGKHKRHGVNVQILADPAGRLVWASPALPGAVHDLTAARTHGLIDALTSGEVMTFADKAYQGAGGTIWTPFKRQPKRPRLSKRQRSVNRQHAKIRALGERAVATLKTWKVLAKLHCSPHRATAIVRAILVLQHTEDDRYPR; this is encoded by the coding sequence TTGCTCACGTATGTTGCCACCATCCCGTTGTCCACACGCAGCCTGACGCGCCTTGCCGAGCTGATCCGAGCCCGACGCGTCGAGCTGGGCGGCCGTTGGCGGCGGCTGCCAGCACACGAGCAGGCGCTGATGACGCTCGCCCACCTACGCAACGGCGACACGCTCGCCCGGTTAGCGGTTGGGTTCGCGGTATCGGTCAGCACCGTGTGGCGGTACCTACGCGAGGCGATCGACCTGCTCGCCGCCATTGCCCCGGACCTTACCCAGGCGGCCGTCCGCGCCAGGCGGCTGGCTTACGCGATCATCGACGGCACGCTGATCCCGATCGACCGGGTTGCCGACCAGCGGCCTTACTACTCGGGAAAGCACAAACGGCACGGCGTGAACGTGCAGATCCTGGCCGACCCAGCCGGCCGGCTCGTATGGGCATCACCCGCGTTGCCCGGCGCGGTCCACGACCTGACCGCCGCCCGTACCCACGGCCTGATCGACGCCCTGACCAGCGGCGAGGTGATGACGTTCGCGGACAAGGCGTACCAAGGCGCTGGCGGCACCATCTGGACGCCGTTCAAACGACAGCCGAAGCGGCCGCGGCTGTCCAAGCGGCAAAGGTCGGTCAACCGGCAACACGCCAAGATCCGCGCCCTCGGCGAACGTGCGGTAGCCACCCTCAAGACCTGGAAAGTGCTGGCCAAACTGCACTGCAGCCCGCACCGCGCCACCGCCATCGTCCGAGCGATCCTCGTCCTCCAACACACCGAAGACGACCGCTACCCACGATGA
- a CDS encoding tetratricopeptide repeat protein codes for MIVLAAVLVVTAVGLWIFVPQLERASQLMGIVGGFAGLLALVVELLQLRAESVPVRRGSAVLFDLVDYAVPVDAALDQIRLGVKPAVGSRLGAASALPTYVERDFDGDLRWLIAQGGFVCLHGPAASGKTRSAVEAVRSLRRGHRLFAPDGPAALRTFAEVRPSNAVVWLDDLERFLGPGGLDTPLFQRLCSPSHHDVVVIATIRDAELSRRAEVPRLRDHDAPEAADMGARLLAQIDRRRLIAVSSHLTEAERDRARSVADDAVRDALGGEYGFGESLAAGPALLERWSFGEGALFEVGRAVISAAVDCRRAGWVDPVPSSVLEALHSGYLHQSWRKRGDLPSLDAALEWASRPVMGASSCLLPLVGRTYQASDYLHDRTAVGDGPIGSAQVPDEVWRVLSEVADDDQLVRIGLAADQAQRPDIGERTWRIGADRGHPWAMMKLGMRLASIGRVDEGEQWLRRSVDAGCTPTLGPLGYLLMSRGETGEAELLLRQGAAAGDVGSMTTLALLQRRTGADSEAEHWLRQAANTGYPMAMVRLASLLSERDAVDEAAQWAKRASDAGDPEGLTMLAISQREPDRAEPLLRRAADTGQARASLGLAAIYADRGEFPRAERIARKVADTGDVMGMWMLHRLLLHRGETAEAERWLQRAAQYDPAAMTALGRRFGDQGDFHHAEVWMRRAADAQYGTAMVFLSAILISLGKIEEADQWLRRAESAGIPDATSLFATYRKAVSKPTDRQ; via the coding sequence TTGATCGTGCTCGCGGCTGTTCTCGTTGTTACGGCAGTTGGCCTTTGGATCTTTGTGCCCCAGTTAGAGCGCGCCAGCCAGTTGATGGGCATCGTCGGTGGATTCGCCGGGTTACTCGCCCTCGTGGTGGAACTGCTGCAATTGCGGGCCGAGAGCGTTCCGGTCAGGAGAGGTTCGGCCGTCCTCTTTGATCTTGTCGATTACGCCGTTCCGGTAGACGCCGCGCTGGACCAGATTCGCCTCGGCGTCAAACCCGCTGTCGGCTCCAGGTTGGGGGCCGCGTCCGCGCTACCAACCTACGTCGAGCGCGATTTTGACGGCGATCTGAGGTGGCTCATCGCCCAGGGTGGCTTCGTGTGCCTCCATGGACCGGCTGCTTCGGGCAAGACCCGCAGTGCCGTGGAGGCGGTTCGCAGCCTCCGTCGGGGCCATCGGCTATTTGCGCCGGACGGCCCCGCAGCGTTGCGCACCTTCGCTGAGGTCCGTCCTTCGAATGCCGTGGTGTGGCTCGACGACCTCGAACGCTTCTTGGGCCCGGGCGGCCTGGACACGCCGCTTTTCCAGCGTCTGTGCTCACCTTCCCACCACGATGTGGTAGTAATCGCCACAATCCGCGACGCCGAGCTCAGCCGACGCGCGGAGGTTCCGCGGTTGCGGGACCACGACGCTCCAGAGGCCGCGGACATGGGAGCTCGGCTACTGGCGCAGATCGACCGGCGTCGGTTGATTGCCGTTTCGTCGCATCTGACCGAGGCGGAACGCGACCGGGCACGATCGGTCGCCGACGACGCCGTGCGCGACGCGCTCGGCGGAGAGTACGGATTCGGCGAGAGCCTGGCGGCCGGGCCGGCCCTGTTGGAGCGCTGGTCGTTCGGCGAGGGCGCGCTATTCGAAGTCGGACGGGCCGTGATCAGCGCCGCCGTCGACTGCCGGCGGGCGGGTTGGGTCGACCCGGTGCCCTCGTCGGTACTCGAAGCCCTGCACAGTGGGTACCTTCACCAATCCTGGCGGAAACGCGGCGACCTTCCGAGTCTCGACGCCGCGCTGGAGTGGGCCTCCCGGCCTGTAATGGGCGCGAGCTCCTGCCTGCTGCCCCTGGTCGGGCGTACCTACCAGGCGTCCGACTACCTGCACGATCGGACTGCTGTCGGCGATGGGCCTATCGGCTCAGCCCAGGTGCCAGACGAGGTCTGGCGTGTCCTGTCCGAGGTCGCCGATGACGATCAGCTGGTGCGCATCGGACTGGCGGCGGACCAGGCTCAACGGCCCGATATCGGCGAGCGCACCTGGCGCATCGGCGCGGACCGAGGCCATCCATGGGCGATGATGAAGCTTGGTATGCGGCTCGCCAGCATCGGGCGTGTGGACGAGGGTGAGCAGTGGCTGCGGCGTTCGGTGGACGCCGGTTGTACGCCTACGTTAGGTCCGCTCGGCTACCTGCTAATGAGCCGTGGGGAGACAGGCGAGGCCGAGCTATTGCTGCGGCAGGGAGCGGCCGCAGGTGACGTCGGGTCGATGACCACTCTGGCGCTGCTGCAGCGCCGTACCGGGGCCGACAGCGAAGCGGAGCACTGGCTGCGGCAGGCCGCGAACACAGGTTACCCGATGGCTATGGTGCGGCTCGCCTCGTTGCTCAGCGAGCGCGATGCGGTCGACGAAGCCGCTCAGTGGGCGAAACGTGCCTCCGACGCCGGCGACCCTGAAGGTCTCACGATGCTTGCCATCTCGCAGCGGGAACCCGATCGGGCAGAGCCGCTGTTACGCCGCGCCGCCGACACTGGACAGGCGCGCGCGTCCCTGGGGTTGGCTGCCATCTACGCCGACCGCGGCGAATTCCCTCGCGCCGAGCGGATCGCGCGCAAGGTGGCTGACACCGGAGATGTGATGGGGATGTGGATGTTGCACCGCCTGCTACTGCACCGTGGAGAGACCGCGGAGGCTGAGCGGTGGCTGCAACGGGCCGCGCAGTACGATCCGGCCGCTATGACCGCCCTAGGGCGACGATTTGGCGACCAAGGCGACTTTCATCATGCTGAGGTGTGGATGCGGCGTGCGGCCGATGCCCAGTACGGTACCGCGATGGTATTTCTCAGTGCCATTCTAATCAGCCTGGGGAAAATTGAAGAAGCCGATCAGTGGCTTCGGCGCGCGGAATCGGCCGGTATTCCGGACGCCACCAGCTTGTTCGCGACGTATCGCAAGGCGGTATCAAAACCGACCGACCGCCAATGA
- a CDS encoding response regulator transcription factor: MCVRTPLAAQTVASAAARLGMSSIVRTAVSETEALLRLAERPADIILADTALTRRDSVGFTRRALARAPRAVLILFGAEDPRVAAAAIAAGARGVLRGGGDHDLVSIVAKALLLCLPTPAQPTVPEPAISRTSGAIAIAAGQSTPPLSRTQPPSLVPVQRGDHVDVGPGGPGRPPNAEPNTGPSWRVGPRAGDRPEVVARRMTLTEREMQVLRGMADGKSNAEIGRELFVSEDTIKTHIRRLFRKLGARDRAHAVAAGFRAGLVA, encoded by the coding sequence GTGTGTGTCCGGACGCCGCTCGCGGCGCAGACCGTCGCATCCGCCGCCGCCCGTCTCGGGATGAGCAGTATCGTGCGTACCGCCGTGTCCGAGACCGAGGCCTTGCTCCGGCTGGCCGAGCGCCCCGCCGACATAATCCTCGCCGATACCGCCCTCACCAGGCGGGACAGCGTCGGCTTCACCCGGCGGGCCCTAGCGCGGGCGCCCAGGGCGGTGCTCATCCTCTTCGGCGCCGAAGACCCGCGTGTGGCGGCCGCCGCGATCGCCGCCGGTGCGCGTGGCGTGCTCCGCGGCGGTGGTGATCACGACCTGGTGAGCATCGTCGCCAAGGCGCTGCTGCTCTGCCTGCCCACACCGGCCCAACCAACTGTCCCGGAGCCAGCAATCTCCCGGACCAGCGGAGCCATCGCGATCGCCGCCGGCCAGTCCACCCCGCCGCTCTCCCGCACCCAACCGCCCTCGTTGGTGCCGGTACAGCGCGGTGACCACGTCGACGTCGGCCCAGGCGGGCCTGGCCGCCCACCCAATGCCGAACCCAACACCGGCCCAAGTTGGCGGGTCGGCCCACGCGCCGGCGACCGGCCCGAGGTAGTGGCGAGGCGCATGACGCTCACGGAACGCGAGATGCAAGTGCTGCGCGGCATGGCCGACGGCAAGAGCAACGCCGAGATCGGCCGCGAACTCTTCGTCTCTGAAGATACGATCAAGACCCACATCCGGCGCCTATTTCGCAAGCTGGGCGCTCGCGACCGCGCCCACGCGGTGGCCGCCGGTTTTCGTGCGGGCCTAGTCGCCTGA
- a CDS encoding RNA polymerase sigma factor, translating to MRRTATLRSESLSAIRRQRQRTRAKASRQHDSCAAGRSRRRGHNPDAETFAAFYRQTAIETLRSVRRNMPKQPEAAKDVTQDSYLAMWKIWPTRRDRTAEENVRYLKGIAARKAIDWYRSHQPVASLDGDHTFGTEDTGFTQVEDEIAILQTVRTIVEGMAPVMRAVANMYLMDGCTAAEIARTLGIASSTVRTHIQRIRKVLSPYVQAGSTRSHEGGELS from the coding sequence TTGAGAAGGACGGCGACGCTGAGATCCGAATCGTTGTCGGCAATCCGACGACAGCGTCAACGGACACGGGCCAAGGCGAGCCGGCAGCATGACTCCTGTGCAGCAGGAAGGTCGCGACGGCGGGGACATAACCCAGACGCCGAGACTTTTGCGGCCTTCTATAGACAAACCGCGATTGAGACGTTACGAAGCGTTCGTCGAAACATGCCCAAACAGCCCGAAGCTGCGAAGGACGTGACCCAGGACTCCTACCTCGCGATGTGGAAAATATGGCCCACTCGGAGGGATCGAACAGCCGAAGAAAACGTTCGTTACCTCAAAGGGATCGCAGCTCGCAAGGCGATCGACTGGTATCGAAGTCATCAGCCGGTCGCGTCTTTAGACGGGGATCACACATTCGGCACCGAGGACACCGGCTTCACCCAGGTCGAAGATGAGATCGCGATCCTCCAGACGGTACGCACGATCGTCGAGGGCATGGCGCCTGTCATGCGGGCCGTGGCCAACATGTACCTGATGGATGGTTGCACCGCCGCCGAGATCGCGCGCACGCTTGGTATCGCTTCGTCGACCGTCCGCACGCACATCCAACGCATACGCAAGGTTCTCAGCCCATACGTCCAGGCCGGGTCAACCCGCAGCCATGAAGGAGGCGAGCTGTCGTGA